From a single Raphanus sativus cultivar WK10039 chromosome 3, ASM80110v3, whole genome shotgun sequence genomic region:
- the LOC108846219 gene encoding splicing factor SF3a60 homolog isoform X2: MDDEIAALGGVTGTGISVYSAFYDRLKEIREYHRKYPSGPLVDASADYEALLKVEPVISFSGEEGVGRYLDLHDMYNHYINSKFGGMVEYSVYLDVFSHPEKIPRKLKFPRQYMKYMEALLEYLVNFFKRTEPLQDLDKMLSKVEIDFEERFADGKVVGWENHGQENELVPSEHTVIDLGYYTTAEELIDVGPEKLKEALGALGLKVGGTLQQRAERLFLTKHTPLEKLDKKHFAKPALKGKQNGDAKATQEPDSAKQIALTEAKVKKLCNLLDETIERTRQNVVKKHALTYAEMEEERKGEEERAAEIESDEEESGFYNPLDLPMGVDGKPIPYWLYKLHGLGQKFECEICGNSIYKGRRAFERHFKEFKHQDGMRRLGIPNTNNFNEITSIKEAEELWKRIQEREGVNKWRPEIEEEYEDGEGNVYNKKTYSDLKRQGLI; the protein is encoded by the exons ATGGATGATGAGATTGCTGCGCTTGGTGGCGTGACTGGGACAGGGATTAGCGTGTACAGTGCGTTTTATGATCGTTTGAAAGAG ATACGTGAGTATCACAGGAAGTATCCTTCTGGACCTCTTGTTGATGCCAGCGCTGACTATGAAGCACTTTTGAAGGTGGAACCAGTTATATCTTTCAGTGGAGAG GAAGGAGTTGGTCGATACTTGGACTTGCATGATATGTATAACCATTACATCAACTCTAAATTCGGGGGAATGGTAGAGTATTCTGTTTACCTTGATGTCTTTTCTCATCCAGAGAAAATACCGCGCAAACTTAAGTTTCCAAG GCAATACATGAAGTATATGGAAGCTCTGCTAGAGTACTTGGTCAACTTTTTCAAGCGAACGGAGCCGTTGCAAGACCTTGACAAAATGCTTTCTAAG GTTGAGATTGATTTTGAAGAGCGATTTGCAGATGGAAAAGTAGTAGGCTGGGAGAACCATGGCCAGGAAAATGAACTTGTTCCATCTGAGCATACTGTCATAGATCTTGGTTACTACACCACAGCCGAGGAATTGATTGACGTGGGACCTGAAAAGCTGAAGGAG GCGCTGGGAGCTTTGGGACTTAAAGTGGGTGGTACTCTGCAGCAGCGCGCCGAGAGACTCTTCCTGACAAAG CATACGCCTTTGGAAAAGCTGGATAAGAAACATTTTGCCAAACCTGCGCTCAAAGGGAAACAAAACGGAGATGCCAAAGCAACGCAGGAGCCAGACAGTGCTAAACAGATTGCACTGACAGAGGCCAAAGTGAAGAAACTCTGCAACTTACTTGATGAG ACAATCGAAAGGACTAGGCAAAACGTTGTAAAGAAGCATGCCTTGACGTATGCAGAGATGGAGGAAGAACGCAAGGGGGAGGAGGAACGGGCAGCAGAGATAGAGAGTGATGAAGAGGAGAGTGGTTTTTACAATCCACTGGATCTGCCAATGGGTGTGGACGGGAAGCCGATACCATACTGGCTCTACAAGCTTCATGGCCTTGGCCAG AAATTTGAATGCGAGATATGTGGAAACAGTATCTACAAGGGGAGAAGGGCTTTTGAGAGACATTTTAAAGAGTTTAAACACCAAGATGGAATGCGTCGCTTAGGAATCCCAAACACAAATAACTTCAACGAGATCACTTCGATCAag GAAGCGGAAGAACTGTGGAAAAGGATACAGGAGAGGGAAGGAGTTAACAAGTGGAGGCCTGAGATTGAAGAAGAATATGAAGATGGTGAAGGTAACGTTTACAACAAGAAGACTTACTCTGATCTTAAACGTCAAGGTCTCATCTAA
- the LOC108833616 gene encoding protein SLOW WALKER 1: MEEELRVRLNDHQPSKIFPVKPKSTPKPLSKPETPDSRYWSSFKPHSIPDLESSVSAVAFSPIHPHSFAVAHSTTVSLFSSKTLSPSRRFSCRDVVSSVCFRSDGALLAASDLSGLVQVFDVKERMALRSLRSHKAAARFVKYPVHDKLHLISGGDDGVVKYWDVAGATVLSDLLGHKDYVRCGDSSPVNDSVFVTGSYDHTVKVWDARSGDSRWIAEINHGGPVEDVVYLPSGGMIATAGLNSVKVWDLIGGGRMVCSMESHNKTVTSLCVGRMVDENRIVSVALDGYMKVFDYGRGKVTYSMSFPAPLMSVGISPDSSVRVIGGSKGVFAGKKKKKVGDEEEKKVVTSFWSVMSEVDESRRRALRPSYFRYFQRGQSEKPSKDDYLVKERRGVKLTRHDKLLKKFRHKEALVSVLEGKKPADVVAVMEELVARRKMVKCVSNLEEGELGLLLGFLQRYCTVERYSKLLMALTKKVLETRGEDINGKEEFKGILRNLKREVNNEIKIQQSLLEIQGVIAPLMRIAGR; this comes from the coding sequence ATGGAGGAGGAGCTACGAGTTCGACTAAATGATCACCAACCGTCGAAGATCTTCCCGGTTAAACCGAAATCAACTCCCAAACCACTCTCCAAACCGGAGACGCCCGATTCGAGATACTGGTCCTCCTTCAAACCCCACTCGATCCCCGACCTCGAATCATCCGTCTCCGCCGTCGCCTTCTCTCCGATCCACCCTCACTCCTTCGCCGTCGCGCACTCAACCACCGTCTCCCTCTTCTCCTCCAAAACTCTCTCCCCCTCCCGCCGCTTCTCCTGCCGAGACGTCGTCTCCTCCGTCTGCTTCCGCTCCGACGGAGCCCTCCTCGCCGCGTCCGACCTCTCCGGCCTCGTCCAGGTCTTCGACGTCAAGGAGCGTATGGCTCTCCGAAGCCTCCGCTCCCACAAGGCGGCGGCGCGGTTCGTCAAGTACCCCGTCCACGACAAGCTCCACTTAATCTCCGGAGGTGACGACGGAGTCGTCAAGTACTGGGACGTCGCCGGAGCCACCGTCCTCTCCGATCTGCTCGGACACAAGGATTACGTCCGATGCGGAGACTCCTCCCCGGTGAACGATTCGGTGTTCGTCACAGGCTCGTACGACCACACCGTCAAGGTGTGGGACGCGAGATCGGGGGATTCGAGATGGATCGCTGAGATCAACCACGGAGGACCTGTGGAGGATGTTGTCTATTTGCCGTCTGGTGGGATGATTGCGACGGCTGGATTGAACAGTGTTAAGGTGTGGGATTTGATTGGAGGAGGGAGGATGGTTTGTTCGATGGAGAGTCATAACAAGACTGTGACTTCTCTTTGCGTGGGGAGAATGGTGGATGAGAATAGGATTGTTAGTGTTGCTTTGGATGGGTACATGAAGGTGTTTGATTACGGGAGGGGGAAGGTGACTTACTCAATGAGTTTTCCAGCTCCTCTCATGTCCGTTGGGATCTCTCCGGATAGTTCGGTTCGTGTTATCGGTGGGTCTAAGGGTGTGTTTgctgggaagaagaagaagaaggttggagacgaggaggagaagaaggtggTGACGAGTTTTTGGAGTGTGATGAGTGAAGTAGATGAGAGTAGGAGAAGGGCGTTGAGGCCGAGTTACTTCAGGTATTTCCAGAGAGGGCAGAGCGAGAAGCCGTCGAAAGATGATTACTTGGTGAAAGAGAGGAGAGGGGTGAAGCTGACGAGGCACGACAAGCTGCTGAAGAAGTTCAGACACAAGGAGGCGTTGGTCTCTGTTTTGGAAGGGAAGAAACCGGCCGACGTGGTGGCGGTGATGGAGGAGTTGGTGGCGAGGAGGAAGATGGTCAAGTGCGTGTCGAATCTGGAGGAAGGTGAGCTGGGTTTGCTGCTCGGTTTCTTGCAGAGGTACTGTACCGTGGAGAGGTATTCCAAGTTGTTGATGGCGTTGACGAAGAAGGTTTTGGAGACTAGAGGTGAGGATATCAACGGTAAAGAGGAGTTTAAAGGGATTCTCAGGAACCTGAAGAGGGAGGTCAATAACGAGATTAAGATTCAACAGTCTCTCTTGGAGATTCAGGGTGTTATTGCTCCTTTGATGAGAATTGCTGGGAGATGA
- the LOC108833620 gene encoding sucrose transport protein SUC8-like isoform X2 yields MSPHQTENPKNDDAVVPETQWTSEFGEPSPLRKMISVSSIAAGVQFGWALQLSLMTPYVQLLGIPHKWSSLIWLCGPISGMLVQPTVGYYSDRCTSRFGRRRPFIASGAILVVVAGLLIGYAADLGQVAGDKLEDKVKVRAIWFFALGFWILDVANNTLQGPCRAFLADLAAGDARKTRTANAFFSFFMAVGNILGYAAGSYTNLHKAFPFTMTRACDIYCANLKSCFFLSIILLLFVTISSLWYVKDKQWLPEKEDLDVKTPFFGEIIKAFKVMERPMWMLIIVTAINWIAWFPFLLFDTDWMGREVYGGDSSGNDGLKKLYNQGVQAGALGLMINAIVLGFMSLGIEWISRKMGGAKRLWGVVNFILAVCLAMTVLVTKLAEAHRKTAGELAGPTDGIRAGALTLFAILGIPLAYSVCISFHNLKQLWRWSRTFTGSFKFGNRDTTNGCVAWSWTVRFVVRRWKPTSICGRSNCSCSQWCSGNNCFTLTRSVWSCGKL; encoded by the exons ATGAGTCCCCACCAAACTGAAAATCCCAAGAACGATGATGCGGTGGTTCCAGAGACACAGTGGACGTCGGAGTTTGGTGAACCGTCGCCACTGAGAAAGATGATATCCGTCTCTTCAATCGCCGCCGGTGTACAGTTCGGATGGGCCTTACAGCTATCTCTTATGACACCCTACGTGCAGCTCCTCGGCATCCCACACAAGTGGTCTTCTCTCATCTGGCTATGCGGTCCCATCTCCGGCATGCTCGTCCAGCCGACCGTCGGTTACTACAGCGACCGATGCACGTCGAGGTTCGGTCGTCGGCGTCCTTTCATCGCTTCCGGAGCCATCCTCGTGGTAGTCGCTGGTTTACTGATCGGGTACGCCGCTGATCTCGGACAAGTGGCAGGAGACAAACTCGAGGACAAGGTGAAGGTGCGTGCCATATGGTTCTTCGCTCTCGGGTTCTGGATCCTCGACGTGGCGAATAACACTCTCCAAGGCCCTTGTCGTGCTTTTCTAGCCGACTTAGCTGCGGGAGACGCGAGGAAAACGCGAACCGCAAACgcgtttttttcctttttcatggCGGTTGGAAACATATTGGGATACGCGGCGGGTTCTTACACCAACCTACACAAGGCTTTCCCCTTCACGATGACTAGAGCGTGTGATATTTATTGCGCGAATCTCAAGAGCTGTTTCTTCCTCTCCATCATTTTACTCTTGTTCGTAACCATATCATCGCTCTGGTACGTTAAAGACAAGCAATGGTTGCCGGAAAAGGAAGACCTCGACGTGAAGACACCCTTCTTCGGGGAGATCATCAAAGCCTTCAAGGTGATGGAACGTCCCATGTGGATGCTGATAATCGTCACTGCCATTAATTGGATCGCCTGGTTCCCTTTTCTTCTGTTTGATACCGATTGGATGGGTCGTGAGGTGTACGGTGGAGACTCGAGCGGGAACGATGGTTTGAAGAAGCTTTACAACCAAGGAGTGCAAGCCGGTGCGTTGGGACTGATGATAAATGCCATCGTTCTTGGATTCATGTCGCTTGGTATTGAATGGATTAGTCGGAAAATGGGAGGTGCTAAACGACTTTGGGGAGTTGTGAACTTTATTCTTGCAGTGTGTTTGGCTATGACGGTTTTGGTTACAAAGTTGGCTGAAGCTCACAGGAAAACCGCCGGTGAATTGGCCGGTCCGACCGATGGCATTAGAGCTGGTGCATTGACTCTCTTTGCTATTCTTGGTATTCCACTTGCT TATTCCGTTTGCATTAGCTTCCATAATCTCAAGCAACTCTGGCGCTGGTCAAG GACTTTCACTGGGAGTTTTAAATTTGGCAATCGTGATACCACAAATGGTTGTGTCGCTTGGAGCTGGACAGTTCGATTCGTGGTTCGGAGGTGGAAACCTACCAGCATTTGTGGTCGGAGCAATTGCAGCTGCAGTCAGTGGTGTAGTGGCAATAATTGTTTTACCTTGACTAGATCTGTCTGGTCATGTGGCAAGCTCTAA
- the LOC108846219 gene encoding splicing factor SF3a60 homolog isoform X1: MSSSTLLEQTRSDHEEIERLERLVGKDLQTEPSSSRDRLVQGHRVRNMIHSIIRTIEKLVETYEDKDGAMDDEIAALGGVTGTGISVYSAFYDRLKEIREYHRKYPSGPLVDASADYEALLKVEPVISFSGEEGVGRYLDLHDMYNHYINSKFGGMVEYSVYLDVFSHPEKIPRKLKFPRQYMKYMEALLEYLVNFFKRTEPLQDLDKMLSKVEIDFEERFADGKVVGWENHGQENELVPSEHTVIDLGYYTTAEELIDVGPEKLKEALGALGLKVGGTLQQRAERLFLTKHTPLEKLDKKHFAKPALKGKQNGDAKATQEPDSAKQIALTEAKVKKLCNLLDETIERTRQNVVKKHALTYAEMEEERKGEEERAAEIESDEEESGFYNPLDLPMGVDGKPIPYWLYKLHGLGQKFECEICGNSIYKGRRAFERHFKEFKHQDGMRRLGIPNTNNFNEITSIKEAEELWKRIQEREGVNKWRPEIEEEYEDGEGNVYNKKTYSDLKRQGLI; encoded by the exons ATGTCATCGTCGACACTCCTCGAGCAAACTCGCTCCGATCACGAGGAGATTGAAAGATTGGAGCGATTGGTTGGGAAAGATCTACAGACCGAGCCGTCCTCGAGCAGGGACAGATTGGTACAGGGCCACCGTGTCCGCAACATGATTCACTCTATCATCCGTACCATCGAGAAGCTT GTTGAAACTTATGAAGATAAGGATGGGGCTATGGATGATGAGATTGCTGCGCTTGGTGGCGTGACTGGGACAGGGATTAGCGTGTACAGTGCGTTTTATGATCGTTTGAAAGAG ATACGTGAGTATCACAGGAAGTATCCTTCTGGACCTCTTGTTGATGCCAGCGCTGACTATGAAGCACTTTTGAAGGTGGAACCAGTTATATCTTTCAGTGGAGAG GAAGGAGTTGGTCGATACTTGGACTTGCATGATATGTATAACCATTACATCAACTCTAAATTCGGGGGAATGGTAGAGTATTCTGTTTACCTTGATGTCTTTTCTCATCCAGAGAAAATACCGCGCAAACTTAAGTTTCCAAG GCAATACATGAAGTATATGGAAGCTCTGCTAGAGTACTTGGTCAACTTTTTCAAGCGAACGGAGCCGTTGCAAGACCTTGACAAAATGCTTTCTAAG GTTGAGATTGATTTTGAAGAGCGATTTGCAGATGGAAAAGTAGTAGGCTGGGAGAACCATGGCCAGGAAAATGAACTTGTTCCATCTGAGCATACTGTCATAGATCTTGGTTACTACACCACAGCCGAGGAATTGATTGACGTGGGACCTGAAAAGCTGAAGGAG GCGCTGGGAGCTTTGGGACTTAAAGTGGGTGGTACTCTGCAGCAGCGCGCCGAGAGACTCTTCCTGACAAAG CATACGCCTTTGGAAAAGCTGGATAAGAAACATTTTGCCAAACCTGCGCTCAAAGGGAAACAAAACGGAGATGCCAAAGCAACGCAGGAGCCAGACAGTGCTAAACAGATTGCACTGACAGAGGCCAAAGTGAAGAAACTCTGCAACTTACTTGATGAG ACAATCGAAAGGACTAGGCAAAACGTTGTAAAGAAGCATGCCTTGACGTATGCAGAGATGGAGGAAGAACGCAAGGGGGAGGAGGAACGGGCAGCAGAGATAGAGAGTGATGAAGAGGAGAGTGGTTTTTACAATCCACTGGATCTGCCAATGGGTGTGGACGGGAAGCCGATACCATACTGGCTCTACAAGCTTCATGGCCTTGGCCAG AAATTTGAATGCGAGATATGTGGAAACAGTATCTACAAGGGGAGAAGGGCTTTTGAGAGACATTTTAAAGAGTTTAAACACCAAGATGGAATGCGTCGCTTAGGAATCCCAAACACAAATAACTTCAACGAGATCACTTCGATCAag GAAGCGGAAGAACTGTGGAAAAGGATACAGGAGAGGGAAGGAGTTAACAAGTGGAGGCCTGAGATTGAAGAAGAATATGAAGATGGTGAAGGTAACGTTTACAACAAGAAGACTTACTCTGATCTTAAACGTCAAGGTCTCATCTAA
- the LOC108847968 gene encoding uncharacterized protein LOC108847968, giving the protein MKQSLGSNSVVIKLLTYSNELLEGKPLYASSNSLPVKALNLEPAGHSFHSAALRLSGCAKKATGETEDSSSASPKKAANDVDVEDIPSYETYKNNSSNKGKKKKKSGKEEKEQHDHYALLGLGSLRYLATEDQIRKSYRDAALKHHPDKLAAALLLTDESEEAKEAKKEAIESHFKLIQEAYEVLMDKTKRRIFDSTDEFDDAVPSDCAPKDFFKVFGPAFKRNARWSVNSRVPDLGDENTPVKEVDKYYNFWYAFKSWREFPEEEEHDLEEAESREEKRWMERENARKTQKARKEEYARIRTLVDNAYKKDPRIVKRKEEEKAKKQAKKDEKVNAKKKLEDEAAAAIEEEKRRKEEEAKLAAEAAVLQKKNKEKEKKLRSKERSRLRTLSAPVLSQRLLGISVAYVEDLCMSLSTEELRSLCDKMENKEGMKLAKVLKNGNNDEAESEEEEEVVQVGAKQNGHVEANGFAMVDSATQSPRAAAMV; this is encoded by the coding sequence ATGAAGCAGAGTTTGGGGAGTAACTCTGTTGTTATTAAGCTGCTTACTTATTCTAATGAGCTTTTGGAGGGGAAACCTTTGTATGCTTCTTCCAATTCTCTCCCTGTGAAGGCTTTAAACCTTGAGCCTGCTGGTCATTCCTTTCATTCCGCTGCTCTCAGACTTAGTGGTTGTGCAAAGAAAGCCACAGGGGAAACAGAAGATTCCTCTTCTGCATCTCCTAAGAAAGCAGCAAACGATGTGGATGTGGAGGATATTCCTTCTTATGAAACGTACAAGAACAACAGCAGCAAtaaggggaagaagaagaagaagtcaggGAAGGAGGAGAAAGAACAGCATGATCACTATGCGCTGTTGGGTTTGGGCAGTTTGAGGTATCTCGCAACAGAGGATCAGATCAGGAAAAGCTACCGGGACGCTGCTCTGAAGCATCACCCTGACAAGCTTGCTGCCGCCCTCCTTCTTACTGATGAGAGTGAAGAAGCGAAGGAAGCTAAAAAGGAGGCGATTGAGTCTCACTTCAAGCTGATCCAAGAAGCGTATGAGGTTCTGATGGACAAGACCAAGAGAAGAATATTCGACTCTACTGATGAGTTTGATGACGCGGTGCCGAGCGACTGTGCTCCCAAGGACTTCTTCAAGGTGTTTGGTCCAGCGTTTAAGAGGAACGCGAGGTGGTCTGTTAACTCTCGTGTGCCTGATCTGGGAGATGAGAACACGCCGGTCAAAGAGGTTGATAAGTACTACAACTTCTGGTACGCTTTCAAAAGCTGGAGAGAGTTTCCTGAAGAGGAGGAGCACGATCTCGAAGAAGCTGAGTCGCGTGAGGAGAAGAGGTGGATGGAGAGAGAGAATGCGAGGAAGACTCAGAAGGCGAGGAAGGAGGAGTATGCTCGGATAAGGACTCTTGTCGACAATGCTTACAAGAAGGATCCGAGGATAGTGAagaggaaggaggaggagaaggctAAGAAGCAGGCAAAGAAGGATGAAAAAGTTAATGCCAAGAAGAAGCTGGAAGATGAGGCTGCTGCAGCTATTGAGGAAGAGAAGAGGCGGAAAGAAGAGGAAGCTAAACTCGCTGCAGAGGCTGCTGTGCTGCAGAAGAAAaacaaggagaaggagaagaagctccgTTCCAAGGAACGAAGCCGGCTCAGGACTCTCTCTGCACCTGTTCTGTCTCAGCGTCTGCTTGGCATCTCTGTTGCATACGTGGAGGATCTGTGCATGTCGCTTAGCACCGAGGAGCTGAGGAGTCTGTGCGACAAGATGGAGAACAAGGAAGGGATGAAGCTGGCAAAGGTGCTCAAGAATGGGAACAATGATGAAGctgagagtgaagaagaagaagaagtggttcAAGTGGGTGCTAAGCAGAATGGTCATGTAGAAGCCAATGGATTTGCCATGGTAGATTCTGCTACTCAGAGCCCTCGAGCTGCTGCAATGGTTTGA
- the LOC108833617 gene encoding cyclin-B1-2, producing MATRTNMPEQVRGVPVVADGVKIQSKNGAVVKNNRRALGDIGNNLVSVPVVHQGGKPQPPINRPITRSFRAQLLANAAQKQPINVENKAVKKQPRQPLAPTRNNNQEAQKAVPKKNLVIKLKQQETKHAQVVVEPAKEVEKPKVSPKKKNATYSSVLSARSKAACGGGITNKPKKILDIDESDRDNHLAAVEYVDDMYSFYKEVEKESQPKMYMHIQTEMNEKMRAILVDWLLEVHVKFELNLETLYLTVNIIDRFLSVKAVPKRELQLLGISALLIASKYEEIWPPQVNDLVYVTDNAYNNKQILVMEKTILGNLEWYLTVPTQYVFLVRFIKASMSDPEMENMVHFLAELGMMHYDTLKFCPSMLAASAVYTARCSLNKTPAWSETLEFHTGYAESEIMECSKLLALHHSRCGESRLRAVYKKYSKVENGGVALVSPAKSLLSAAPPLHA from the exons ATGGCGACGAGAACCAACATGCCTGAACAAGTCAGAG GTGTTCCCGTCGTCGCGGATGGTGTAAAGATCCAGAGCAAAAACGGCGCCGTCGTCAAGAACAACCGCCGTGCGCTCGGTGACATCGGAAACAACCTTGTTTCCGTTCCCGTGGTTCATCAAGGAGGGAAGCCTCAGCCTCCGATCAACCGTCCCATCACCCGAAGCTTCCGTGCTCAGCTGCTAGCCAACGCTGCCCAGAAGCAGCCAATCAACGTCGAAAACAAGGCCGTTAAGAAACAACCACGACAGCCTCTTGCTCCTACAAGAAACAACAACCAAGAAGCTCAAAAGGCGGTTCCCAAGAAAAACCTAGTGATCAAGCTTAAGCAGCAAGAGACCAAACACGCTCAAGTGGTGGTTGAGCCAGCGAAGGAGGTGGAGAAGCCAAAGGTCTCACCTAAGAAGAAGAACGCGACCTACTCGTCTGTTCTCAGTGCTCGGAGCAAAGCTGCGTGTGGTGGTGGTATAACCAACAAGCCGAAGAAGATTCTGGATATTGATGAGTCAGACAGGGATAACCACTTGGCGGCTGTTGAGTACGTTGACGATATGTACTCGTTTTACAAAGAAGTGGAGAAGGAGAGCCAGCCGAAGATGTATATGCACATTCAGACCGAGATGAACGAGAAGATGAGAGCTATCTTGGTTGATTGGTTGTTGGAAGTTCACGTCAAGTTTGAGCTTAACTTGGAGACTCTCTACCTCACTGTCAACATCATTGATCGGTTCCTCTCTGTGAAAGCTGTCCCCAAAAGAGAGTTGCAGCTGTTGGGAATCAGTGCCTTGCTCATCGCTTCCAAATACGAAGAGATCTGGCCACCTCAg GTGAATGATTTGGTGTATGTGACAGACAATGCTTACAACAACAAGCAGATTCTTGTGATGGAGAAGACCATCCTTGGGAACCTCGAATGGTACTTGACAGTGCCAACTCAATACGTGTTCCTTGTCCGTTTCATCAAAGCTTCCATGTCTGACCCTGAG ATGGAGAATATGGTTCACTTTCTTGCTGAGTTGGGGATGATGCACTATGACACGTTGAAGTTCTGTCCTTCCATGCTTGCTGCTTCGGCTGTCTACACAGCGAGATGCTCACTGAACAAGACACCTGCGTGGTCTGAGACGTTGGAGTTCCACACAGGATACGCAGAGTCTGAGATTAT GGAGTGCTCAAAGCTTCTAGCTTTACACCACTCGAGATGTGGAGAGAGCAGGCTACGTGCTGTGTACAAGAAGTACTCCAAGGTGGAGAACGGAGGTGTTGCTTTGGTTTCACCAGCCAAGTCGCTCTTGAGTGCTGCTCCTCCTCTTCATGCTTAA
- the LOC108833620 gene encoding sucrose transport protein SUC8-like isoform X1 translates to MSPHQTENPKNDDAVVPETQWTSEFGEPSPLRKMISVSSIAAGVQFGWALQLSLMTPYVQLLGIPHKWSSLIWLCGPISGMLVQPTVGYYSDRCTSRFGRRRPFIASGAILVVVAGLLIGYAADLGQVAGDKLEDKVKVRAIWFFALGFWILDVANNTLQGPCRAFLADLAAGDARKTRTANAFFSFFMAVGNILGYAAGSYTNLHKAFPFTMTRACDIYCANLKSCFFLSIILLLFVTISSLWYVKDKQWLPEKEDLDVKTPFFGEIIKAFKVMERPMWMLIIVTAINWIAWFPFLLFDTDWMGREVYGGDSSGNDGLKKLYNQGVQAGALGLMINAIVLGFMSLGIEWISRKMGGAKRLWGVVNFILAVCLAMTVLVTKLAEAHRKTAGELAGPTDGIRAGALTLFAILGIPLAITFSIPFALASIISSNSGAGQGLSLGVLNLAIVIPQMVVSLGAGQFDSWFGGGNLPAFVVGAIAAAVSGVVAIIVLP, encoded by the exons ATGAGTCCCCACCAAACTGAAAATCCCAAGAACGATGATGCGGTGGTTCCAGAGACACAGTGGACGTCGGAGTTTGGTGAACCGTCGCCACTGAGAAAGATGATATCCGTCTCTTCAATCGCCGCCGGTGTACAGTTCGGATGGGCCTTACAGCTATCTCTTATGACACCCTACGTGCAGCTCCTCGGCATCCCACACAAGTGGTCTTCTCTCATCTGGCTATGCGGTCCCATCTCCGGCATGCTCGTCCAGCCGACCGTCGGTTACTACAGCGACCGATGCACGTCGAGGTTCGGTCGTCGGCGTCCTTTCATCGCTTCCGGAGCCATCCTCGTGGTAGTCGCTGGTTTACTGATCGGGTACGCCGCTGATCTCGGACAAGTGGCAGGAGACAAACTCGAGGACAAGGTGAAGGTGCGTGCCATATGGTTCTTCGCTCTCGGGTTCTGGATCCTCGACGTGGCGAATAACACTCTCCAAGGCCCTTGTCGTGCTTTTCTAGCCGACTTAGCTGCGGGAGACGCGAGGAAAACGCGAACCGCAAACgcgtttttttcctttttcatggCGGTTGGAAACATATTGGGATACGCGGCGGGTTCTTACACCAACCTACACAAGGCTTTCCCCTTCACGATGACTAGAGCGTGTGATATTTATTGCGCGAATCTCAAGAGCTGTTTCTTCCTCTCCATCATTTTACTCTTGTTCGTAACCATATCATCGCTCTGGTACGTTAAAGACAAGCAATGGTTGCCGGAAAAGGAAGACCTCGACGTGAAGACACCCTTCTTCGGGGAGATCATCAAAGCCTTCAAGGTGATGGAACGTCCCATGTGGATGCTGATAATCGTCACTGCCATTAATTGGATCGCCTGGTTCCCTTTTCTTCTGTTTGATACCGATTGGATGGGTCGTGAGGTGTACGGTGGAGACTCGAGCGGGAACGATGGTTTGAAGAAGCTTTACAACCAAGGAGTGCAAGCCGGTGCGTTGGGACTGATGATAAATGCCATCGTTCTTGGATTCATGTCGCTTGGTATTGAATGGATTAGTCGGAAAATGGGAGGTGCTAAACGACTTTGGGGAGTTGTGAACTTTATTCTTGCAGTGTGTTTGGCTATGACGGTTTTGGTTACAAAGTTGGCTGAAGCTCACAGGAAAACCGCCGGTGAATTGGCCGGTCCGACCGATGGCATTAGAGCTGGTGCATTGACTCTCTTTGCTATTCTTGGTATTCCACTTGCT ATTACGTTTAGTATTCCGTTTGCATTAGCTTCCATAATCTCAAGCAACTCTGGCGCTGGTCAAG GACTTTCACTGGGAGTTTTAAATTTGGCAATCGTGATACCACAAATGGTTGTGTCGCTTGGAGCTGGACAGTTCGATTCGTGGTTCGGAGGTGGAAACCTACCAGCATTTGTGGTCGGAGCAATTGCAGCTGCAGTCAGTGGTGTAGTGGCAATAATTGTTTTACCTTGA